One window of the Lactococcus lactis genome contains the following:
- a CDS encoding ATP-dependent RecD-like DNA helicase, translating into MIEKTYFTGSIEAIFFSNPSNFYKVLLIEIDETNAEYDDFEIVVNGTIGDVVEGDSYTFYGQLTQHPKYGEQLQVSQYEKAVPTSGAGLVKYFSSDKFPGIGKKTAEKIVETFPENTVDSILEAPEKLDGLLTIARKNSFIKRLRENHGMEKVLTKLAEYGLPSKITFQIYELYKEETIEKIEENPYQLVEDVKGVGFKTADKIASSLGIEADSPNRFRAALMHEVNTHSQSTGDTYIEAKNLLEMTIDLLEEARNVEVNPSAVAEEINGLIVDGKVQQEGTKIFENSLYFAEDGIRKSLTALTNRSGKDFADEKLLTVLAEVERDLEITYDDLQKQAIISAMNQQFFILTGGPGTGKTTIINGFIETYARIHQLDLDPDHYNDDVFPILLAAPTGRASRRMNELTGLPAATIHRHLGLGQDEAEDALGNELSGALLIVDEFSMVDTWLANKLFQAIPGSMKVLLVGDADQLPSVGPGQIFADLLKIPEIPSVKLDKIFRQGDDSTITDLAHHIKDGQLPSDFTAKKPDRSYFEVSANFVPQMVEQIASAWQKRGNNPFELQILAPMYKGMAGINAMNVLLQNLFNPLNDRLEFALGDMKFREGDKVLHLVNDAEANVFNGDLGQIVELIAAKYTDSKQDELVMDFDGQELTYPRAEWYKITLAYAMSIHKSQGSEFSTVIVPMVSSYSRMLERNLLYTAITRAKQSLILLGEERAFAQAVAREGANRKTYLIERFMGENPAAKNLSVEIVSEKVTDKKEISDKEKKPAAPVELQGQIRSVSKKMPAQVEEISLFEDEEIETLDKGSLTEALILSGNFDPLIGLTQQDFAIFNK; encoded by the coding sequence ATGATTGAAAAAACTTATTTTACTGGTTCGATTGAGGCAATATTTTTCTCCAATCCCAGTAATTTTTATAAAGTTCTACTCATTGAAATTGATGAAACTAATGCTGAATATGATGATTTTGAAATTGTGGTTAACGGGACAATTGGGGATGTGGTTGAAGGAGATTCTTATACATTTTATGGTCAATTGACGCAGCATCCTAAATATGGGGAACAATTACAGGTCAGTCAATATGAAAAAGCAGTGCCGACTTCTGGTGCTGGTTTAGTTAAATATTTTTCTTCAGATAAATTTCCTGGAATTGGTAAGAAAACGGCAGAAAAAATTGTTGAAACTTTTCCTGAAAATACGGTAGATTCAATTTTAGAAGCGCCGGAAAAATTGGATGGTCTATTGACTATAGCCAGAAAAAATTCATTTATCAAACGATTACGTGAGAATCATGGAATGGAAAAAGTGCTGACCAAGCTTGCAGAATATGGCTTACCAAGCAAAATCACTTTTCAAATTTATGAACTTTATAAAGAAGAAACGATTGAAAAAATTGAGGAAAATCCTTATCAGCTTGTGGAAGATGTTAAGGGAGTTGGTTTTAAAACAGCTGATAAGATTGCAAGTAGTTTAGGAATTGAAGCGGATAGCCCTAATCGATTTCGAGCGGCATTGATGCATGAGGTCAATACACATTCGCAATCAACAGGTGATACTTACATTGAAGCCAAAAATTTACTTGAGATGACGATAGACTTACTTGAAGAAGCTCGTAATGTCGAGGTCAATCCGTCTGCTGTTGCGGAGGAAATTAATGGTTTAATTGTTGATGGAAAAGTGCAACAAGAAGGAACAAAAATATTTGAGAATTCCTTGTACTTCGCTGAGGACGGGATTCGGAAATCACTGACAGCATTAACTAATCGTTCGGGTAAAGATTTTGCTGATGAAAAGTTACTGACAGTATTGGCTGAAGTTGAAAGAGATTTAGAAATTACTTATGATGATTTGCAAAAGCAAGCCATTATTAGTGCAATGAATCAGCAATTTTTCATTTTGACTGGTGGACCAGGAACTGGTAAAACAACAATTATCAATGGTTTTATTGAAACTTATGCCCGTATTCATCAGCTAGATTTGGACCCAGACCATTATAATGATGACGTCTTTCCTATATTACTGGCAGCACCGACTGGTCGAGCTTCAAGACGGATGAATGAGTTGACTGGTCTTCCAGCAGCGACGATTCACCGCCATTTGGGTTTGGGACAAGATGAAGCAGAAGATGCTCTTGGAAATGAATTGTCTGGTGCTCTTTTGATTGTTGACGAATTTTCTATGGTTGATACTTGGTTAGCTAATAAACTTTTTCAAGCGATTCCTGGTTCAATGAAAGTTCTCCTTGTTGGAGATGCTGACCAGCTTCCTTCTGTGGGGCCAGGACAAATTTTTGCGGATTTACTAAAAATTCCAGAAATTCCGTCAGTAAAATTGGATAAGATTTTTCGTCAAGGGGATGATTCTACCATTACTGATTTAGCTCACCACATCAAAGATGGGCAATTGCCAAGTGATTTCACGGCGAAAAAACCTGACCGTTCTTATTTTGAGGTCAGTGCTAATTTTGTTCCTCAGATGGTTGAACAAATCGCAAGTGCATGGCAAAAAAGAGGGAATAATCCTTTTGAATTACAAATCTTAGCGCCTATGTATAAAGGAATGGCCGGAATTAATGCAATGAATGTTCTTTTGCAAAATCTCTTTAATCCGCTTAACGACCGACTTGAATTCGCTTTGGGTGATATGAAATTTCGTGAAGGAGATAAAGTTCTTCATTTAGTAAATGATGCTGAGGCCAATGTATTTAACGGAGATTTGGGACAAATCGTAGAATTGATTGCAGCAAAATATACTGACAGTAAACAAGATGAGTTGGTGATGGATTTTGATGGTCAAGAATTGACTTATCCAAGAGCGGAGTGGTATAAAATTACTCTGGCTTATGCTATGTCCATTCATAAATCTCAAGGTTCGGAGTTTTCCACAGTTATTGTGCCGATGGTTTCTTCGTATTCACGGATGTTAGAGCGAAATTTGCTTTATACGGCAATTACAAGGGCTAAACAAAGTCTGATTTTACTTGGTGAAGAACGAGCTTTTGCACAAGCGGTGGCGCGTGAAGGGGCGAATCGAAAGACCTATCTGATTGAGCGATTTATGGGAGAAAATCCAGCGGCTAAAAATCTGTCAGTAGAAATTGTGAGTGAAAAAGTTACTGACAAAAAAGAAATATCTGACAAAGAGAAGAAGCCTGCAGCGCCAGTAGAATTACAAGGGCAAATTCGTTCTGTCAGTAAAAAAATGCCAGCACAAGTAGAAGAAATTTCTTTATTTGAAGATGAAGAAATTGAAACACTGGATAAGGGAAGCTTGACAGAAGCACTTATTTTGTCAGGAAATTTTGACCCTTTAATTGGTTTAACTCAACAAGACTTTGCAATCTTTAATAAATAA
- the rpsT gene encoding 30S ribosomal protein S20, which yields MANIKSAIKRAELNKVANERNAQQKSAMRTLIKKFEAAPTEELYRAASSSIDKAASKGLIHANKASRDKARLAAKLG from the coding sequence ATGGCAAACATTAAATCTGCAATCAAACGTGCTGAATTGAATAAAGTAGCAAACGAACGCAATGCACAACAAAAATCTGCAATGCGTACTCTTATCAAAAAATTTGAAGCTGCACCTACTGAAGAACTTTACAGAGCTGCTTCTTCATCAATTGATAAAGCTGCTTCAAAAGGCCTTATCCATGCTAACAAAGCATCACGTGATAAAGCACGTCTTGCTGCTAAACTTGGCTAA
- a CDS encoding HD domain-containing protein, with the protein MNLEEKPWFNDAEYMSYVGHLLEMDELKKLDGITHHYTSTRLQHCLRVSYVSYLIAKKRGLNAKATARAGLLHDLFYYDWRNTKFAKSHAYVHPHIAYRNARKLTTLSALEKDIIIKHMFGATINPPRYKESWIVTAVDKYVATLEGSVNLKYKWNRRKHFKRLPYFSID; encoded by the coding sequence ATGAATTTAGAAGAAAAGCCGTGGTTTAACGACGCAGAATATATGAGTTATGTCGGTCATCTATTAGAAATGGATGAGCTTAAAAAGCTTGATGGGATTACACATCACTATACTTCAACACGCTTGCAACATTGCTTAAGAGTAAGTTATGTCAGCTATCTCATTGCGAAAAAACGTGGCCTCAATGCTAAAGCTACAGCTAGAGCTGGACTTTTGCATGACCTTTTCTATTATGATTGGCGCAATACAAAATTTGCTAAGAGCCATGCCTATGTGCATCCTCATATCGCCTACCGTAATGCGCGTAAACTGACAACCTTGTCAGCTCTTGAAAAAGACATAATCATCAAACATATGTTCGGTGCGACAATCAATCCGCCACGCTATAAAGAAAGTTGGATTGTTACTGCTGTTGATAAATATGTAGCTACCCTTGAAGGGTCAGTTAACCTCAAGTACAAATGGAATCGCCGTAAGCATTTTAAACGTTTACCTTATTTCAGTATTGATTAA
- a CDS encoding diacylglycerol/lipid kinase family protein has translation MKNVKVFYNEKSGNNDEDKVLKTIKDFFARPENSASKLEFINPESPEDAIRLAKKASQDQTDLVVALGGDGTINKICGGVFEGGAKPILGIVPNGTVNNLSKSLHIPQKLEEALNNLSQGKIQKFDIAKVNNDYMTSSLTLGILADIAQNVSGSEKKKFGPLAYLKDAYKVIRYNKTYRIKVKYNGKTKSLRTKLLLITMTDTIGGMQALAPKAKVDDGLIRVYSLKEINLFNILFHLNKLRRGKFDDFLEMTHFDTDHLEILTHSKKKKDNPYSRIDGDKSDPLPLDIKVYRKALTTLVPKSE, from the coding sequence ATGAAAAATGTAAAAGTATTTTATAATGAAAAATCTGGTAATAATGATGAAGACAAAGTTTTGAAAACAATTAAGGACTTTTTTGCAAGACCAGAAAATTCAGCCTCTAAACTTGAATTTATCAATCCAGAAAGCCCAGAGGATGCAATCCGTCTTGCTAAAAAAGCCAGTCAAGACCAAACAGACCTTGTGGTTGCTTTAGGTGGCGATGGAACCATCAATAAAATTTGTGGAGGAGTATTTGAAGGAGGAGCAAAACCGATTCTAGGCATTGTTCCTAATGGTACGGTTAATAATTTATCAAAATCACTTCATATTCCGCAAAAATTAGAAGAAGCACTTAATAATTTAAGTCAAGGCAAAATTCAAAAATTTGATATTGCCAAAGTCAATAATGATTATATGACATCAAGTTTAACATTAGGGATTTTAGCAGATATTGCCCAAAATGTCAGCGGCTCTGAGAAGAAAAAATTTGGACCTTTAGCTTATCTAAAAGATGCTTATAAAGTTATTCGCTATAATAAAACCTATCGAATTAAAGTAAAATATAATGGTAAAACCAAGTCATTAAGAACGAAACTATTATTGATTACAATGACAGATACAATTGGTGGAATGCAAGCTTTGGCCCCCAAAGCTAAAGTTGATGATGGACTTATCCGTGTTTATTCATTAAAAGAAATCAATTTATTTAACATTCTTTTTCATTTGAACAAACTTCGCCGAGGAAAATTTGATGATTTTCTTGAAATGACTCATTTTGATACTGACCATTTAGAGATTCTCACACATTCAAAGAAAAAGAAAGATAATCCATATTCAAGAATTGATGGGGATAAAAGTGATCCGCTTCCATTAGATATCAAGGTTTATCGAAAAGCACTGACAACCCTTGTTCCTAAAAGTGAATAA
- a CDS encoding tyrosine-type recombinase/integrase, with protein MNKLNIKEYKTKSGEVRYILRGAYIGTDVLTGKQVRTSITGRTKKDIKVKLSRLQNEFIKNGCTKKIKVLKTFDEVAAAWFDFYKINRKSATVKQTEKNLRLYLIPAFGKYKIDKLTTAILQHQINIWATIASKPLNGRQARKKGEMSDYKRLYTIINRIMKYAISNGLISSNPCLTVLMPNVKVESTKKEIKFFTKTQLQSLFDYLNQQVSSQWKMRLLKTLLPFLASTGLRIGEAVALSWSDIDFKQGTVTVSKTVNDSNQIQLSPKTETSNRTIDIDKSTLNLLSKWQLEIKKEFLKYGNPNQPLLFPNINGSVLNSRLLRNTLLDCFENVGLPNIGFHGFRHTHATLCLSAGMSYKAIQTRLGHSTLQMTMDIYAHLEPETAKNELSLFEKYLNYSNQA; from the coding sequence ATGAACAAACTAAATATAAAAGAATACAAAACAAAAAGCGGAGAGGTGCGTTATATTCTCCGTGGCGCTTATATCGGTACTGATGTGCTGACAGGTAAGCAAGTGCGGACTTCCATTACTGGGCGTACAAAAAAAGACATAAAAGTTAAACTTTCACGTCTTCAAAATGAGTTCATAAAAAATGGTTGTACTAAAAAAATTAAAGTCTTAAAAACTTTTGATGAAGTTGCAGCAGCATGGTTTGATTTTTATAAAATAAATAGAAAATCAGCAACTGTCAAGCAAACAGAAAAAAATTTAAGATTATATCTTATCCCAGCATTTGGGAAGTATAAGATAGATAAACTCACAACTGCCATTTTACAGCATCAAATTAATATATGGGCAACTATCGCTAGTAAACCTTTAAACGGGCGTCAGGCACGAAAAAAAGGCGAAATGAGCGATTATAAGAGATTATATACTATAATCAATAGAATTATGAAGTATGCTATTTCAAATGGCCTTATTTCATCCAATCCATGTTTAACTGTTCTAATGCCTAATGTCAAAGTAGAATCTACAAAAAAAGAAATCAAGTTTTTTACTAAAACTCAACTTCAAAGTTTATTTGATTATTTAAATCAACAGGTTTCTTCTCAATGGAAAATGCGACTGTTAAAAACTCTTTTACCTTTTCTAGCTTCAACCGGTCTCAGAATTGGCGAAGCAGTTGCATTGAGCTGGTCTGATATTGATTTCAAACAGGGAACTGTTACGGTATCAAAAACGGTAAATGACAGCAATCAAATTCAATTGTCTCCCAAAACTGAAACAAGTAACCGAACAATAGATATAGATAAATCTACACTAAATCTTTTATCTAAATGGCAGCTTGAAATAAAAAAAGAGTTCCTCAAATATGGAAATCCTAATCAGCCTTTGCTTTTTCCAAATATCAATGGCTCTGTGCTTAATAGTCGACTACTTAGAAATACTTTACTTGATTGTTTTGAGAATGTGGGCCTACCAAATATCGGCTTTCACGGCTTTAGACATACTCATGCTACGCTCTGTTTAAGCGCAGGAATGAGTTATAAAGCTATCCAAACTAGGCTAGGTCATTCAACATTACAAATGACTATGGATATCTACGCTCATCTTGAACCTGAAACAGCTAAAAATGAACTCAGCTTATTTGAGAAATACCTTAATTATTCAAACCAAGCGTAA
- a CDS encoding helix-turn-helix domain-containing protein, which yields MSNRIKELRSNSGLTLKQLSEAVGIGKSTLASYESRGVTPRVDKAKILADYFDVSLEYLQGNSDDKNNLTTWLKGMEKSENDPDNQEEHKGEAVLAQFIGEKRVQKAKENYIKSYDDVDGWLDYRNLLYSLSFLYNSEEGDLLSNFMLLSPWEKKTVLELTKNLSNGAPTNNSKDDSEPLPF from the coding sequence ATGTCAAATAGGATTAAAGAATTAAGATCTAACTCTGGGTTAACGCTTAAACAATTAAGTGAAGCTGTAGGTATTGGAAAATCTACACTTGCAAGCTATGAGTCTCGTGGGGTCACCCCAAGGGTAGATAAAGCAAAAATTTTAGCTGATTATTTTGATGTATCTCTTGAGTACCTACAGGGTAACAGTGATGATAAAAATAATCTCACGACATGGTTAAAAGGTATGGAAAAATCTGAAAATGATCCTGATAATCAAGAAGAACATAAAGGAGAAGCCGTTCTAGCTCAGTTTATTGGAGAGAAAAGGGTTCAAAAAGCAAAAGAGAACTATATTAAGTCTTATGATGATGTAGATGGCTGGTTGGACTACAGAAATTTGTTATATTCATTAAGCTTTTTATATAATTCGGAAGAGGGGGATTTACTAAGTAATTTTATGCTACTTAGTCCTTGGGAAAAGAAGACGGTGTTAGAGCTAACAAAAAATCTTTCTAATGGTGCTCCAACCAATAATTCTAAAGATGATTCCGAACCTCTTCCTTTCTGA
- a CDS encoding helix-turn-helix domain-containing protein codes for MNEITLEIAKAIRRKRADLGLTKKQVYTQLNISFKTYKKIETSGSRVKRSVYQKITNWLAKDY; via the coding sequence ATGAATGAAATTACCTTAGAAATAGCAAAAGCTATACGCAGAAAGCGTGCAGATTTGGGATTGACAAAAAAGCAAGTCTATACTCAATTAAATATTTCTTTTAAAACTTATAAAAAAATTGAAACCAGTGGTTCTAGAGTAAAAAGAAGTGTTTATCAAAAAATAACAAATTGGCTTGCTAAAGATTACTAG
- a CDS encoding Rha family transcriptional regulator: protein MKDLAFLTSPDMSKAEVVTNHIVIAEYAGIERTSLRLLINKHKKDFEQFGKLIFEISTLPDSRGQKVKIYQLNRNQAMLMITYLDNTEVVRNFKIALVKRFDEMEKELYARKIARAVEKPKGITLHQAISEWNHYSRHGNTWHTIIRSLLATTVTGLTKKQIQARDTDWRKEKTLLDLLDSVEMERYKMLESIAIAMIEAGSDYEPLKVAIKAIMTTKKSQPTKVKTFNNKA, encoded by the coding sequence ATGAAAGACTTAGCATTTTTAACCAGTCCTGACATGAGTAAAGCGGAAGTTGTGACTAACCATATCGTTATTGCTGAATATGCAGGAATCGAAAGGACATCGTTACGTTTACTCATCAATAAACATAAAAAAGATTTTGAGCAATTCGGTAAGTTGATATTTGAAATATCGACCTTGCCAGATAGTCGAGGTCAAAAAGTAAAAATCTATCAACTTAATAGAAATCAAGCCATGTTGATGATTACTTATCTAGATAATACAGAAGTAGTTAGAAATTTTAAAATCGCTCTTGTAAAACGATTTGATGAAATGGAGAAGGAACTCTATGCAAGAAAAATTGCAAGAGCAGTTGAAAAGCCGAAAGGAATTACTCTTCATCAAGCTATTTCTGAGTGGAATCATTACTCACGACATGGTAATACATGGCATACGATTATTAGAAGTTTGCTTGCTACAACAGTAACAGGACTGACCAAGAAGCAAATTCAAGCTAGAGATACTGACTGGAGAAAAGAAAAAACGCTCCTAGACCTCCTTGATTCGGTGGAAATGGAACGTTACAAAATGCTTGAAAGTATCGCAATAGCAATGATTGAAGCTGGTTCCGATTACGAACCACTCAAAGTTGCTATTAAAGCTATAATGACAACAAAAAAGTCCCAACCGACCAAAGTAAAGACTTTTAATAACAAAGCATGA
- a CDS encoding DUF1655 domain-containing protein produces the protein MNKPVTKETYILDDSIAFELMDLLKAKARHFIQLNEYVYRLFDGQSVVTFTTLENDIQVEMVKG, from the coding sequence ATGAATAAACCAGTAACCAAAGAAACTTATATCCTAGATGATTCAATCGCCTTTGAACTCATGGACTTATTAAAAGCTAAAGCAAGACATTTTATCCAACTTAACGAGTATGTCTACCGCTTGTTTGACGGTCAATCAGTAGTGACTTTCACAACTTTAGAAAATGACATTCAAGTAGAAATGGTTAAGGGGTAA
- a CDS encoding GNAT family N-acetyltransferase produces MKIRLIDKSDWSSYQKLRLNALKAASESFGSTYEREVKFSEQEIIERISPNSSKFFMGIFDGKELIGMVSFHKEIGEKDRHKGDIYGMFIHGDYQNKGLAKLLLSTLINKVKEEYPDLEQIRLSVVSNNISAVKLYGHLGFEKYGVEINALKTGDKYFDEDLMVLFLK; encoded by the coding sequence ATGAAAATAAGGCTAATTGATAAAAGTGATTGGAGTTCATATCAAAAATTGAGATTGAATGCTTTAAAGGCAGCCTCTGAATCTTTTGGGTCTACTTACGAGAGAGAAGTGAAGTTCTCAGAACAAGAAATTATAGAAAGAATATCGCCAAACTCCAGCAAATTCTTTATGGGAATTTTTGACGGAAAAGAATTAATAGGAATGGTTTCATTTCATAAAGAAATTGGTGAAAAGGACAGACATAAGGGTGATATATATGGAATGTTCATTCATGGAGATTACCAAAATAAAGGTCTAGCCAAACTATTATTATCTACCTTAATTAATAAAGTAAAAGAAGAATATCCTGATTTAGAACAAATAAGGTTATCAGTTGTTTCAAATAATATTTCAGCGGTAAAACTTTATGGGCATCTAGGTTTTGAGAAATATGGGGTTGAAATAAATGCCTTAAAAACTGGAGACAAATATTTTGATGAAGATTTAATGGTTCTGTTCTTAAAATAA